Proteins encoded together in one Amphritea japonica ATCC BAA-1530 window:
- a CDS encoding ATP phosphoribosyltransferase regulatory subunit, with amino-acid sequence MTLAERWLLPDGVKEVLPPQAQQVESARRRLLNLYDSWGYELVMTPLVEHLDSLLVGVGRDLELNTFKVTDQLTGRMLGVRADITQQVARIDANRLSYQGPVRFCYCSTVLHTLPANPLASRNPLQVGAELFGHSGVASDAEIISLMVETLNAMQVNHELSLDLGHVGIYRGLIGGAALSADQEAEYFELLQRKDLPEIAYFLEQSDLTDAVKRYLAVLPTLHGGREVLQQARDCFADVDDSIIEALDYLDALAAQISARYPQLDLYFDLSELRGYNYHTGVVFAAYVPAFGQAVAKGGRYDEVGRDFGRARPATGFSADLKTLVELSVANENLARKTVLVPVTDDSAALDAVAELRAQGERVVQLLDEAVVEDAQSFTHQLVQQDGAWVLESL; translated from the coding sequence ATGACGTTGGCAGAACGCTGGTTGTTACCAGACGGCGTCAAAGAGGTGCTACCGCCTCAGGCACAACAGGTAGAATCGGCACGTCGCCGTTTGCTAAATCTGTATGATAGCTGGGGTTATGAATTAGTCATGACGCCGTTGGTCGAGCATCTGGACTCTTTGTTAGTGGGTGTTGGTCGCGACTTAGAGCTGAATACCTTCAAGGTTACAGATCAATTGACGGGGCGAATGTTAGGTGTCCGGGCTGATATTACTCAGCAGGTTGCGCGTATCGATGCGAATCGCTTGAGTTATCAGGGGCCGGTTCGCTTTTGTTACTGTAGCACGGTGTTACATACTCTTCCGGCTAATCCTCTGGCGTCTCGAAACCCGCTTCAGGTGGGCGCTGAGTTGTTCGGTCATTCCGGTGTTGCCAGTGATGCTGAGATAATCTCGCTGATGGTTGAAACACTGAATGCGATGCAGGTCAATCATGAGCTGAGTCTGGATCTGGGTCATGTGGGTATCTACCGTGGCTTGATCGGTGGGGCTGCGTTGAGTGCGGATCAGGAGGCAGAGTATTTTGAGCTTCTGCAGCGTAAAGATCTTCCTGAGATCGCATATTTTCTGGAACAGTCGGATCTGACGGATGCCGTAAAGCGTTATTTAGCGGTATTGCCAACATTGCATGGCGGACGTGAAGTGCTGCAACAGGCGCGTGACTGCTTTGCTGACGTTGATGATTCAATTATTGAAGCGCTTGATTATCTTGATGCTCTTGCAGCACAGATTTCTGCGCGCTATCCGCAGCTGGATCTTTATTTCGATCTGAGTGAGTTGCGGGGCTATAACTACCATACCGGTGTTGTTTTTGCTGCTTATGTTCCGGCGTTCGGGCAGGCGGTTGCTAAGGGTGGTCGTTATGATGAAGTGGGGCGTGACTTTGGTCGTGCCCGTCCGGCAACCGGATTTAGTGCGGATCTGAAAACTCTCGTGGAGTTATCTGTCGCTAATGAAAATCTGGCGCGTAAAACTGTGCTGGTACCGGTTACTGATGATTCAGCAGCATTGGATGCTGTGGCTGAATTGAGAGCTCAGGGTGAGCGTGTTGTTCAGTTGTTAGATGAAGCGGTTGTGGAAGATGCGCAATCCTTTACTCATCAGCTGGTGCAGCAGGATGGAGCTTGGGTTCTCGAGAGCCTGTAA
- a CDS encoding DUF2065 domain-containing protein yields the protein MNSDLWHQLLIGFCLMLVLEGIVPFLYPQRWRNLVHQLALVSNQGLRMTGFISMMAGVILLYIFN from the coding sequence ATGAATTCTGACTTATGGCATCAGTTACTGATCGGTTTCTGTTTGATGCTGGTGTTGGAGGGAATTGTTCCTTTTCTCTATCCGCAACGCTGGAGAAACCTTGTGCATCAGTTAGCGCTGGTGAGTAACCAAGGGCTGCGTATGACAGGTTTTATAAGCATGATGGCTGGCGTCATCTTGTTGTATATATTTAACTGA
- the hflC gene encoding protease modulator HflC produces the protein MSGKSMTALVIALLLLVVGFNSLYIIKETDRAVLLKFGEIVNPDIQPGLHIMWPVVNKVRKFDGRVLTLDAQPQAYLTIEKKRLIVDSFIKWRVIDPQKYYTATSGDQYKAADLLFPNVDAGLRNQFGERTLTEVVSGERDELMSELVEQLSIQTKDELGIEMIDIRVKKIDLPQEVSASVYERMRTEREREARELRSRGKEFAEGIRADADRQKAVIEANAYREAQEVRGEGDALAAKIYADAYTKDSEFYSFYRSLNAYKEAFGQQGDIMVLKPDSEFFRYLGNPKGQ, from the coding sequence ATGTCAGGTAAATCTATGACGGCGCTGGTGATTGCGCTATTACTGCTAGTGGTTGGCTTTAACTCTCTCTATATCATTAAAGAGACTGATCGGGCGGTACTGCTGAAGTTTGGTGAGATCGTGAATCCAGATATTCAGCCAGGTCTGCACATCATGTGGCCGGTTGTGAATAAAGTACGCAAATTTGATGGACGGGTTTTGACGCTGGATGCTCAGCCTCAGGCATATCTGACCATTGAGAAGAAGCGTTTGATTGTTGACTCCTTCATTAAGTGGCGAGTGATCGATCCGCAGAAATACTACACCGCTACATCCGGTGACCAGTATAAAGCGGCAGATCTGCTCTTCCCTAACGTGGATGCGGGGCTGCGAAATCAGTTTGGTGAGCGTACGCTGACCGAGGTTGTTTCCGGTGAACGTGATGAGCTGATGTCAGAATTGGTTGAGCAGTTGAGTATTCAGACCAAGGATGAATTAGGTATTGAGATGATCGATATTCGGGTCAAGAAGATTGATCTGCCTCAGGAAGTCTCTGCATCTGTTTATGAGCGAATGAGAACGGAACGTGAGCGTGAAGCCCGCGAATTGCGTTCACGTGGTAAGGAGTTTGCCGAAGGTATCCGGGCTGACGCAGATCGTCAGAAAGCGGTTATTGAAGCGAATGCCTATCGTGAAGCTCAGGAAGTGCGTGGTGAAGGTGATGCTTTGGCGGCTAAAATATATGCCGATGCCTACACTAAAGACTCTGAGTTTTACTCTTTTTATCGTAGCTTAAACGCTTATAAAGAGGCCTTTGGTCAGCAGGGCGATATCATGGTGTTAAAGCCTGATAGTGAATTCTTTCGCTATCTGGGTAACCCCAAGGGGCAGTGA